Proteins from a genomic interval of Nerophis lumbriciformis linkage group LG01, RoL_Nlum_v2.1, whole genome shotgun sequence:
- the gpr61 gene encoding G-protein coupled receptor 61: MEHLVKPSSSWNTSLSGLPSFTVSLHPNASNVSQVVTSVQSGLNVSQTLALCAMLIMDTLAVVGNLAVMIVITKTAQLRKFAFVFHLCLVDLLAALVLMPLGMVSDRFLVDEAVCRSYLCLSVCLVSAAILTICAINVERYYYIVHPMRHEVKMTLGVVLMVLVGVWIKAVVMSLVPLLGWLLQGNQEMTSSLVLTHCSLHWAGGRTTRLLFMVFFTFIYFLCPVLIILVVYCNMFKVARVAAMHHGPLPTWMDTPRQRSESTSSHSTVAASIGGTGSRNTPQRTFGGGKAAVVLVAVGGQFLCCWLPYFSFHLYSAVASTSPASLAHLEGVVTWIGYFCFTSNPFFYGCLNRQIREELGRHLASLFRYRYGSGQGEQLPSREASIQENFMQFLQGTARNLEPCNSHSGVTPDEVEHEGLQESSAQQNTPADFHMPGQILEETSEFIQRKKLNNQLHGSEKTNHVPEL; the protein is encoded by the coding sequence ATGGAGCACCTTGTCAAACCGAGTTCCTCCTGGAACACTTCCCTCTCGGGACTTCCCTCGTTTACCGTCTCGCTGCATCCAAACGCTTCCAACGTAAGCCAGGTGGTGACAAGCGTCCAGTCCGGTCTAAACGTGAGCCAGACTTTAGCCCTGTGCGCCATGCTCATCATGGACACCCTTGCTGTGGTGGGGAACCTCGCTGTGATGATTGTCATCACCAAAACGGCGCAGCTACGCAAGTTCGCCTTCGTGTTCCACCTGTGCTTGGTGGACTTGCTGGCGGCGTTGGTGTTGATGCCTCTTGGGATGGTGTCGGACCGGTTCTTGGTGGACGAGGCCGTGTGTCGGAGCTACCTCTGCTTGAGTGTTTGCCTGGTGAGCGCTGCCATCCTCACCATATGCGCCATCAACGTGGAGCGCTACTATTACATCGTGCACCCCATGCGCCACGAGGTGAAGATGACATTGGGGGTGGTGCTGATGGTGCTGGTGGGCGTCTGGATTAAAGCCGTTGTCATGTCTCTGGTGCCTCTCCTGGGGTGGCTGCTCCAAGGTAACCAGGAGATGACCTCTTCGTTGGTGCTCACTCATTGTTCCCTCCACTGGGCGGGAGGCAGGACCACACGCCTGCTCTTCATGGTCTTCTTCACCTTCATCTATTTCCTGTGTCCCGTGTTGATTATTCTCGTGGTCTACTGTAATATGTTCAAGGTGGCCCGTGTGGCAGCCATGCATCACGGCCCACTCCCCACTTGGATGGACACACCGAGACAACGCTCCGAGTCCACCAGCAGCCACTCCACCGTGGCCGCAAGCATCGGAGGGACGGGCTCCCGCAACACCCCTCAAAGGACATTTGGCGGCGGCAAAGCCGCCGTGGTTCTGGTGGCTGTGGGAGGCCAGTTCTTGTGCTGCTGGCTGCCGTACTTTTCCTTCCATCTCTACTCGGCCGTGGCGTCTACCTCTCCTGCCTCGCTGGCCCATTTGGAAGGAGTGGTGACGTGGATCGGCTACTTCTGCTTCACCTCCAACCCCTTCTTCTACGGCTGCCTCAACCGTCAGATACGGGAGGAGCTCGGGCGCCACCTGGCCAGCCTTTTCAGATATCGGTACGGGTCCGGTCAGGGCGAACAGCTGCCCAGCCGGGAGGCCTCCATCCAGGAGAACTTCATGCAGTTCCTTCAGGGCACGGCGCGCAATCTGGAGCCGTGCAACTCTCACAGCGGAGTGACTCCAGACGAGGTGGAACATGAAGGCCTCCAGGAGTCATCTGCTCAGCAAAACACGCCAGCTGACTTCCACATGCCAGGGCAGATTCTTGAAGAAACCTCAGAGTTCATACAGCGGAAAAAACTGAACAATCAACTCCATGGTTCGGAAAAGACCAACCATGTACCAGAACTTTAG